In the genome of Coraliomargarita algicola, one region contains:
- the panC gene encoding pantoate--beta-alanine ligase: MQTIQSVNEMQSHAIGLRSSGRLIGLVPTMGCLHEGHLSLIDIAKEKADKVIVSIFVNPTQFGPSEDYAKYPRMLEADIEKCRERGADIVFTPTVEDMYPQGFSTYVNEESISAGLCGVTRPQHFRGVTTVCLKLFNITRPDIAVFGQKDAQQCAVIKKMVADLNIPAEVVIGETQRDADGMATSSRNSYLTENQREEACNISKALMMAKDMVDAGTKSVDRIVAEVTHHLMHSRRIRVIYVQVVDRETMVPAREILPGQQLLCVAAWADQTRLIDNIKL, from the coding sequence ATGCAGACAATTCAATCGGTAAATGAAATGCAATCTCACGCGATCGGCTTGCGCTCTAGCGGGCGCCTGATCGGGCTCGTGCCTACTATGGGCTGCCTACATGAGGGGCATTTGTCTCTAATTGATATTGCCAAGGAAAAGGCCGATAAGGTCATTGTTTCCATTTTTGTCAACCCCACCCAGTTTGGACCTAGCGAAGATTATGCGAAATATCCTCGTATGCTGGAGGCTGATATCGAGAAATGTCGCGAGCGCGGTGCAGATATTGTATTTACGCCCACCGTGGAGGATATGTATCCGCAGGGATTTTCGACCTATGTCAATGAGGAGAGCATTAGTGCGGGCTTGTGTGGAGTCACGCGTCCGCAGCATTTCCGCGGTGTGACTACGGTCTGTCTTAAGCTCTTTAATATCACGCGCCCTGATATTGCTGTATTCGGCCAGAAAGACGCACAACAATGTGCTGTCATCAAAAAAATGGTAGCGGATCTCAACATCCCCGCCGAAGTTGTGATCGGAGAGACTCAGCGCGATGCAGATGGTATGGCGACGAGTTCGCGGAATTCTTATCTCACTGAGAATCAGCGTGAAGAGGCCTGTAATATTTCCAAGGCTCTGATGATGGCTAAAGATATGGTCGATGCGGGCACGAAGAGTGTGGATCGTATCGTCGCTGAAGTGACTCATCACTTGATGCACTCCCGGCGGATTCGTGTGATCTATGTGCAAGTCGTAGACCGGGAAACAATGGTGCCTGCTCGTGAGATTTTACCCGGCCAGCAATTACTCTGCGTCGCCGCGTGGGCGGATCAGACTCGCCTGATCGATAACATTAAACTCTAA
- a CDS encoding M48 family metallopeptidase — MIPLLAGILLWGAGCHTVPQTGRSALHLVPADQLASMASTQFGQLKQETPISRDPTYNAMVQRVGERIAYVAAPDMPNAQWEFVVFDDPEQINAFAMPGGKVAVYTGIFKVAQTDADLAIVMGHEVAHVAAGHGNERVTQQLLAAGGALALQFGTKDMDSTDRTMIMAAYGAGATLGVMLPYSRYHESEADEIGLIYAAKAGYDPRAAIGFWERMDAQSGGSTPEFLSTHPSGSTRIRKLNELMPKAYEIYKTR, encoded by the coding sequence ATGATCCCTCTTCTCGCTGGCATCTTACTCTGGGGGGCGGGTTGCCACACCGTTCCACAAACCGGACGTTCCGCGCTACATTTAGTGCCTGCCGATCAGTTGGCCTCGATGGCTTCGACTCAGTTCGGGCAGTTGAAACAAGAGACGCCCATTTCCCGGGATCCTACTTATAATGCGATGGTGCAGCGAGTGGGGGAGCGCATTGCTTATGTTGCGGCACCCGATATGCCGAATGCGCAGTGGGAATTTGTCGTGTTCGATGATCCTGAGCAGATCAATGCTTTTGCGATGCCTGGGGGCAAAGTCGCTGTATATACGGGGATCTTTAAAGTGGCCCAGACGGATGCTGACCTTGCGATCGTGATGGGCCACGAGGTGGCTCATGTGGCTGCGGGGCATGGTAATGAGCGTGTCACACAACAATTATTAGCAGCTGGGGGGGCCTTGGCACTTCAGTTTGGCACCAAGGATATGGACAGTACGGATCGTACGATGATTATGGCAGCATACGGAGCGGGGGCTACGCTGGGTGTCATGTTGCCCTATAGCCGCTATCATGAAAGTGAGGCCGATGAGATCGGCCTCATCTACGCAGCGAAGGCGGGGTATGATCCGCGCGCTGCGATCGGATTTTGGGAGCGAATGGATGCGCAGAGTGGTGGCTCTACCCCCGAGTTTCTCTCCACCCACCCATCAGGCTCCACCCGTATCCGCAAGCTGAATGAATTGATGCCCAAGGCTTACGAAATTTATAAAACACGCTAA
- the nadB gene encoding L-aspartate oxidase, producing MSKFYDAIVIGSGIAGLSFALKIAEAGHRVAIITKKNSADSNTNYAQGGIAAVTSQTDDVEMHVADTLDAGDGLCDEQAVREILKDGAASIEELARRGVAFTQLDDGRVSLGKEGGHSKRRILHVKDVTGKAIEQALIHGITHSENIEVLEHHFAIELITASKVRAVGLDHQRDKVLGVYALNSKTDAVETFAASAVLLATGGIGQVYQFTTNPSIATGDGIAMAYRAGVEVRNMEFIQFHPTALYANDSDRFLISEAVRGEGAILRNFEGEAFMERYDRRKDLAPRDIVARAIDSEMKQSGAPHVWLDARGDSAEVIRDRFPNIYEHCADLGIHLEKDMIPVVPAAHYLCGGVKTNLDSETSLSGLYACGEVACTGLHGANRLASNSLLEAVVMATRGAEALKKYLADAEPESFELPEWKDGDLRDSDERVILSHNLDELKRTLWDYVAIVRTTKRLERARTRIQNLDREINEYYWNFKVDESLLQLRNMILVAGLIIDCALQRKESRGLHYTLDYPNKLDQAIDTTVGKFR from the coding sequence ATGTCTAAATTTTACGATGCAATTGTCATCGGTAGTGGAATTGCTGGGTTGAGCTTTGCATTAAAGATCGCCGAAGCAGGCCACCGTGTGGCTATTATTACCAAGAAGAATTCGGCGGATTCGAATACGAATTATGCACAGGGGGGCATCGCTGCGGTGACATCCCAGACCGACGATGTCGAGATGCATGTCGCCGATACCTTGGATGCCGGTGATGGTCTCTGTGATGAGCAAGCAGTGCGTGAAATCCTAAAGGATGGTGCCGCGAGTATCGAAGAGCTTGCGCGTCGTGGGGTCGCGTTCACACAACTCGACGATGGTCGTGTGTCTTTAGGGAAGGAGGGGGGGCATTCCAAGCGCCGCATCTTGCACGTCAAGGACGTGACCGGTAAAGCGATTGAGCAAGCGCTGATTCACGGGATCACTCATTCTGAAAACATCGAGGTCTTAGAGCATCATTTTGCGATTGAATTGATCACCGCCAGCAAGGTGCGCGCAGTGGGCCTGGACCATCAGCGTGACAAGGTGCTCGGCGTCTATGCGCTCAATAGTAAGACTGATGCCGTGGAAACCTTCGCCGCCTCAGCCGTGTTGCTGGCGACTGGTGGCATCGGTCAGGTATACCAATTCACCACGAATCCGTCCATTGCGACTGGAGACGGTATCGCCATGGCCTATCGTGCGGGGGTGGAAGTGCGTAACATGGAATTCATTCAGTTTCATCCGACAGCCCTCTATGCCAACGACTCGGATCGTTTCCTCATTAGCGAAGCCGTGCGCGGAGAAGGAGCGATTTTGCGTAATTTTGAAGGGGAAGCCTTCATGGAGCGCTATGATCGTCGTAAAGATTTAGCTCCGCGTGATATCGTCGCGCGCGCGATCGATTCCGAGATGAAGCAATCGGGGGCACCTCACGTTTGGTTGGATGCACGTGGTGATTCGGCGGAAGTCATACGTGATCGCTTTCCAAATATTTATGAGCACTGCGCGGACCTGGGGATCCACTTGGAGAAAGATATGATTCCTGTTGTGCCGGCGGCGCACTACCTTTGTGGCGGTGTTAAAACCAATCTGGATAGCGAGACTTCACTCAGTGGGCTCTATGCCTGTGGCGAAGTCGCCTGTACGGGGCTGCATGGTGCCAATCGTTTGGCGAGCAATTCACTGCTCGAAGCTGTAGTGATGGCAACGCGTGGTGCCGAAGCACTTAAAAAATACCTCGCCGATGCCGAGCCCGAATCCTTCGAGCTACCAGAGTGGAAGGATGGCGATTTGCGGGATTCGGACGAACGTGTGATCCTTTCGCATAACCTGGATGAGTTGAAGCGCACGCTGTGGGACTATGTGGCGATTGTTCGCACCACCAAGCGCTTGGAACGTGCCCGCACACGTATTCAGAATCTGGATCGAGAGATCAACGAGTATTATTGGAATTTTAAGGTCGATGAAAGCCTGTTGCAGTTGCGAAATATGATTTTGGTGGCAGGTTTAATCATTGATTGTGCCTTGCAACGTAAAGAAAGCCGCGGTCTACACTACACACTCGATTATCCGAACAAACTCGATCAGGCAATAGATACTACAGTCGGTAAATTTAGATGA
- a CDS encoding 2-dehydropantoate 2-reductase, protein MKEFDLGRWTLVGPGAVGLYYGGRIACPSRKLSVLARSDAAALEAHGIRIAMVDPRTSETVESIQATLDHVTRDAKTMGPTDCVIIAAKSTVNEQLIDSLKSIVEPGHTVLLCLQNGMGNAEFFAKHFPENPILSGLCFVCVNRTAPGYVENYHPGRVEIGSLQDRWPQAAQTVVDVFNHSGIVTTHAEKLDSALWRKLCWNVPFNGLAIAAGGITTDVILSNPALVERARKLMEEVREAATLAGHRISDKFIDGQFSVTEKMGAYKPSSLIDYLAQRPVELESIWGEPLRRGQVLGANMSELEKLYQELKALL, encoded by the coding sequence ATGAAAGAATTCGACCTAGGACGATGGACCTTAGTCGGCCCTGGTGCGGTCGGCCTCTATTACGGTGGGCGCATTGCTTGTCCCAGTCGCAAGCTTAGCGTATTAGCGCGTAGCGATGCGGCAGCACTGGAGGCGCATGGCATTCGTATTGCCATGGTGGACCCCCGGACTTCGGAAACTGTGGAGTCCATTCAAGCCACGCTTGATCATGTGACGCGCGATGCCAAGACGATGGGGCCTACGGATTGTGTGATAATTGCGGCCAAATCGACTGTGAACGAGCAGTTGATCGACTCGCTAAAATCAATTGTCGAGCCTGGGCACACGGTTCTTTTATGCTTACAAAATGGCATGGGGAACGCTGAGTTTTTTGCGAAGCATTTTCCCGAAAACCCCATTCTGTCTGGGCTTTGTTTCGTATGTGTGAATCGCACCGCGCCCGGCTACGTAGAAAATTATCATCCCGGCCGTGTGGAAATCGGCTCCTTGCAGGATCGTTGGCCGCAGGCCGCACAGACAGTAGTCGATGTTTTCAATCATTCAGGCATCGTGACAACGCATGCAGAAAAGCTCGATTCCGCGCTTTGGCGGAAGCTTTGTTGGAATGTGCCCTTTAACGGACTGGCAATCGCGGCCGGAGGGATTACCACCGACGTCATTTTATCCAATCCTGCATTGGTCGAACGCGCCCGTAAATTGATGGAAGAGGTGCGTGAAGCGGCAACACTGGCTGGGCACCGGATTTCCGATAAATTTATAGACGGCCAATTTTCAGTGACAGAAAAAATGGGCGCATATAAGCCTTCCTCGCTCATAGATTATTTAGCTCAACGGCCAGTTGAGCTAGAATCCATCTGGGGAGAGCCACTACGCCGCGGTCAAGTACTCGGCGCAAATATGTCGGAATTGGAAAAGCTCTATCAAGAGCTGAAAGCGCTCTTGTAA
- a CDS encoding acetyl-CoA hydrolase/transferase family protein, translated as MKPLNTEDWPKLLRPGSRVFIGGGAAMPLALVRSMLAHAHQLKDIELVHIHSLHESPWIAAEYESMLRTNSFFLTPDVGEAVSRGQADYTPCPMSMVPRLFREGPLQVDVALIEVSPPGPDGNCSLGVSVDVVQAAATTARCVIAQVNPQMPRTGGNSLIPASEIHYFIEQDLPLPETLSPSIDKRHELLGGYAAQLIEDGSTLQVGLGNSPEAVLRALHQHRNLGIHTGMFTNAFMDLIRKGAVDNSRKSFKQWKSIASHVLGSQELYQFVHENPDLELHPSDWVNASDRIARNERMVAINGARMVDLTGQVVRDSSGHHFYGGVGSLQDFSRGAGASNDGKPIVVLTSRSDDDNSARIVADLAPGSGVCTSRSDIHHVVTEYGVASIFGRSIRERVARLVEIAHPDDREELLKGAWNRGWVPKFFTMPGGARDELESKMIDFKIGRFQLRPLHPSDMSVLQDFFYSHDEETVRLRYGHQRERMSGESAYKLAAVDQEKDLALGVFDRKGALRAIARYYLDAGGDTAEVAFVVHEDTRRAGMASVPIRRTGNHRCRAWHSDFLGDGAAEESRDGCFV; from the coding sequence GTGAAGCCTTTAAACACAGAGGATTGGCCTAAGTTGCTGCGCCCGGGCAGCCGGGTGTTCATCGGAGGCGGCGCGGCGATGCCTTTGGCCCTGGTGCGTTCGATGCTAGCTCATGCCCATCAGCTCAAGGATATCGAACTGGTGCACATTCACAGTTTACACGAGTCCCCGTGGATCGCGGCGGAATATGAGTCGATGCTGCGGACGAATTCTTTCTTTTTGACACCTGATGTCGGCGAAGCGGTCAGCCGTGGGCAAGCGGACTATACGCCCTGCCCGATGTCTATGGTGCCTCGTCTATTTCGTGAAGGTCCGCTGCAGGTCGATGTGGCGCTGATCGAAGTCAGCCCCCCGGGGCCAGACGGGAATTGCTCCCTAGGCGTCAGTGTGGATGTGGTGCAGGCCGCAGCGACCACCGCCCGCTGTGTCATTGCCCAAGTGAACCCCCAAATGCCGCGCACGGGGGGAAATAGCCTGATTCCAGCTTCGGAGATTCATTACTTCATCGAACAGGACCTGCCCTTGCCCGAGACGCTCTCGCCTTCCATCGACAAGCGGCACGAATTACTCGGAGGCTATGCGGCTCAATTGATCGAAGATGGCTCGACCCTGCAAGTGGGCTTGGGTAATAGCCCGGAGGCGGTGCTGCGAGCCCTGCATCAACATCGCAACCTCGGCATTCACACTGGCATGTTTACCAATGCATTTATGGATCTCATCCGTAAGGGCGCGGTGGATAATTCCCGCAAATCGTTTAAGCAGTGGAAATCCATTGCCAGCCATGTGCTCGGCAGTCAGGAGCTCTATCAATTTGTGCACGAGAATCCAGACTTGGAGCTACACCCCAGTGACTGGGTGAATGCCTCGGATCGTATCGCCCGCAATGAACGCATGGTCGCCATCAATGGCGCGCGCATGGTCGATTTGACCGGACAGGTGGTGCGTGACTCGAGCGGGCACCACTTTTACGGCGGGGTCGGCTCGCTGCAGGATTTTTCCCGCGGAGCGGGTGCCAGCAATGACGGCAAGCCCATCGTGGTTTTAACCTCACGCTCGGATGACGATAATTCGGCTCGTATCGTGGCGGACCTCGCGCCGGGGAGTGGTGTCTGCACCAGCCGTAGCGACATTCATCATGTGGTTACGGAATATGGAGTCGCCAGTATCTTCGGACGCAGCATCCGCGAGCGTGTGGCGCGACTCGTGGAGATTGCCCACCCCGACGATCGGGAAGAGCTCTTAAAGGGCGCATGGAACCGAGGCTGGGTGCCAAAATTCTTCACCATGCCGGGCGGTGCGCGTGACGAGCTGGAATCCAAAATGATCGATTTCAAGATCGGTCGCTTCCAATTGCGCCCACTCCACCCCAGCGACATGTCGGTGCTGCAGGACTTCTTTTATTCGCACGATGAAGAAACGGTGCGTCTACGCTACGGCCATCAACGGGAGCGAATGAGCGGCGAGTCGGCCTATAAATTAGCAGCCGTAGATCAGGAAAAAGACCTCGCGCTGGGAGTCTTTGATCGCAAGGGAGCGCTCCGAGCGATTGCCCGTTATTATCTGGATGCCGGAGGCGACACGGCCGAAGTCGCTTTTGTCGTGCATGAAGACACCCGACGGGCAGGCATGGCCAGCGTACCTATTCGGCGAACTGGCAACCATCGCTGCCGAGCGTGGCATTCAGACTTTTTGGGCGACGGTGCTGCAGAAGAATCACGCGATGGCTGCTTTGTTTGA
- a CDS encoding M20/M25/M40 family metallo-hydrolase produces the protein MQNPVEVLKEYIRFPSVSTDSAYAEGMRGAREYATGLLEQLGFTVEVVQTDLHPILLADRIGNPDWPHVVIYGHYDVQPADPFALWTNEPFEPTVRDGRLYGRGTADNKGPTIVHMAALSRVLKAEPDLPLNITYVIEGEEEIGSPSMPKFFDQYAERLSKADFMLVSDTGSPNTEQIVITTALRGLVDFEIKLRGPKGDLHSGIHGGAVYNPLQALMEICATLHNPDGSVNVPGFYDDVVPVFDWEREELKRYPETVESYRQMLDVPAFYPANGLSPLEAVRFGPTLEFNGIGGGYQGEGSKTVIPSEAFAKITCRLVANQDPVKIQAQLLQTIRERCPKGVTLSFRDGGIAEAYYVVPPERPNTPADQPPSLARAFKAADAAIADQFGKAPIYLREGGSIPVIADFNKRAGLDALMIGLFTPVDNLHAPDESFDLSLMENAIAAFEQIIKNIAAE, from the coding sequence ATGCAAAACCCAGTAGAGGTCCTCAAAGAATACATCCGTTTCCCTTCGGTTTCGACCGATTCAGCCTATGCCGAAGGCATGCGAGGTGCGCGCGAATACGCCACTGGCTTGCTAGAGCAGTTGGGCTTTACCGTGGAGGTCGTTCAGACCGATCTGCATCCCATTTTGTTAGCCGATCGTATCGGCAACCCGGATTGGCCACATGTTGTGATCTATGGGCATTATGATGTGCAGCCTGCCGATCCTTTTGCGCTGTGGACAAATGAGCCCTTCGAACCGACGGTGCGTGACGGTCGACTCTATGGCCGTGGTACTGCCGACAATAAGGGACCCACGATTGTGCACATGGCAGCACTTTCACGCGTATTGAAAGCCGAGCCTGATCTTCCTCTGAACATTACTTACGTGATTGAAGGGGAAGAGGAGATTGGTAGCCCCAGCATGCCTAAGTTCTTTGATCAGTATGCCGAGCGCCTTTCCAAGGCCGATTTCATGCTCGTTTCTGATACGGGAAGCCCCAATACAGAGCAAATTGTGATCACCACGGCACTGCGTGGATTGGTTGATTTTGAGATCAAGCTACGTGGTCCCAAAGGAGACTTGCACTCCGGTATCCACGGGGGCGCGGTCTATAATCCGCTGCAGGCACTGATGGAGATCTGCGCCACTTTGCACAACCCTGATGGCAGTGTGAACGTGCCTGGCTTTTATGATGATGTCGTGCCGGTTTTTGATTGGGAGCGAGAAGAGTTAAAACGCTATCCTGAAACCGTGGAGAGTTATCGCCAGATGCTCGATGTACCTGCGTTTTATCCGGCCAATGGCCTCAGCCCACTTGAAGCCGTGCGTTTTGGTCCAACGCTTGAGTTTAATGGTATCGGTGGTGGGTATCAAGGTGAGGGCTCTAAGACCGTGATTCCGAGTGAAGCCTTTGCTAAAATTACTTGCCGTCTGGTGGCCAATCAAGATCCGGTTAAGATTCAGGCGCAATTGCTACAAACCATTCGTGAGCGCTGCCCCAAGGGGGTGACGCTTAGTTTCCGTGACGGTGGGATTGCGGAAGCTTATTACGTGGTGCCGCCGGAGCGTCCCAATACTCCGGCAGATCAGCCCCCGTCACTGGCCCGTGCGTTTAAGGCCGCGGATGCGGCGATTGCGGATCAATTTGGCAAGGCCCCCATCTATCTGCGTGAAGGTGGCAGTATTCCGGTGATTGCTGACTTCAACAAGCGGGCTGGACTCGACGCATTGATGATTGGGCTCTTCACGCCGGTCGATAATTTGCATGCTCCCGACGAGAGCTTTGATCTGTCGCTGATGGAAAACGCGATCGCCGCCTTCGAGCAAATTATTAAAAATATAGCTGCGGAGTAG
- a CDS encoding LL-diaminopimelate aminotransferase: MSDPYIQELFAERIGGNQYGKSTAIYKFEKIKRAKKAAKAAKPDVDLIDMGVGEPDEMAFPIVIQTLQEEAAKPENRGYADNGGDEFKKAAAQYMADVFEVNDIDAATEVVHSIGSKTALSMIPACFINPGDYVLMTVPGYPVLGTHAKYLGGHVHNMELREENNFLPDLNAVPADVLAKAKIMVLNYPNNPTGASATLEFFAQAVEFAKKNNLIILQDAAYASLIFEGKPVSIFQVPGAKEVAIELHSLSKSYNMTGWRIGFVVGNPLIVQAYADMKDNSDSGQFLAIQKAGAVALANPQITDEIASKYSRRMDLLVDALNQNGFNAKKPKGSFFLYVAAPKSATVDGETTEFDSGEAFSQWLITNELISTVPWDDCGRFVRFSVTFAAAGEDKEKEIAGEIAQRLAKYQFVF; this comes from the coding sequence ATGAGCGATCCATACATCCAGGAACTCTTCGCCGAGCGCATCGGCGGCAATCAATACGGCAAGTCCACTGCCATCTATAAGTTTGAGAAGATCAAGCGTGCCAAAAAGGCGGCCAAAGCCGCCAAACCAGACGTAGATCTAATCGACATGGGCGTCGGTGAGCCGGACGAGATGGCCTTCCCCATCGTCATCCAAACACTACAAGAAGAAGCTGCCAAACCAGAGAACCGCGGTTACGCCGATAATGGGGGCGATGAATTCAAAAAGGCCGCCGCTCAATACATGGCCGATGTATTTGAAGTCAACGACATCGATGCTGCCACCGAAGTCGTCCACTCGATCGGCTCCAAGACTGCGCTTTCCATGATTCCAGCCTGCTTCATCAACCCGGGCGACTATGTGCTCATGACGGTGCCCGGCTATCCCGTGCTCGGCACTCATGCAAAATACCTAGGCGGCCACGTGCACAACATGGAGCTACGCGAGGAAAACAACTTCTTGCCCGACCTGAATGCCGTCCCCGCAGATGTGCTGGCCAAGGCAAAGATCATGGTGCTCAACTACCCCAACAACCCGACGGGTGCATCCGCCACGCTCGAGTTTTTCGCCCAAGCAGTCGAATTTGCCAAGAAGAACAACCTAATCATCCTTCAAGACGCAGCCTACGCTTCACTCATCTTTGAAGGCAAACCCGTCTCCATCTTCCAAGTGCCAGGCGCCAAAGAGGTCGCAATCGAGCTGCACTCTCTGTCCAAGAGCTACAACATGACAGGCTGGCGCATCGGCTTTGTCGTGGGGAACCCACTCATCGTGCAAGCCTACGCCGACATGAAGGATAACTCCGACTCCGGCCAGTTTCTCGCCATCCAGAAAGCAGGCGCGGTGGCACTGGCCAACCCACAAATCACTGACGAAATCGCGAGCAAGTACTCACGTCGCATGGATTTGCTGGTCGACGCACTCAACCAAAACGGTTTCAACGCCAAAAAGCCGAAGGGCAGCTTCTTCCTCTATGTCGCAGCCCCCAAGTCGGCCACTGTCGACGGCGAGACCACTGAATTCGACTCCGGTGAAGCCTTCAGCCAGTGGCTCATCACCAACGAGCTCATTAGCACCGTGCCTTGGGATGACTGCGGTCGCTTCGTGCGTTTCTCCGTGACCTTCGCCGCCGCGGGCGAAGACAAAGAGAAAGAAATCGCAGGCGAAATCGCCCAACGACTCGCAAAGTATCAGTTCGTATTTTAA
- a CDS encoding histone deacetylase, translated as MAALFEQAGGRSKDPISAAERHFDIPVAGVLSRHRQIQERIQSAQSSQADIPALGLHYNAFYEHHDTGSGHPESALRYRMLRQALEGLPAEILRLPGRRASTSEVLLAHEAYYQDLVYRDVESFADILRTGDTAISIDSYDVALEATGSVLAAADAVMQQTVKRVFCAVRPPGHHATADHGMGFCIFNHVAIAANYLRKHYTLKRIAIVDWDVHFGNGTEAIFAEDPNTFYLSLHESGNYSGNSDGDTDRPPSQATLNLALPEGSGSDEALTAWDTTGGPALEAFKPEFIFISAGFDARKGDPLGGLNWEDETFVELTQRVMALAEKHAEGRIVSVLEGGYNPAGLVSAALAHVQAMR; from the coding sequence ATGGCTGCTTTGTTTGAACAGGCCGGAGGCCGCAGCAAGGATCCGATCTCTGCGGCGGAGCGGCATTTCGACATTCCCGTTGCGGGCGTTCTCAGTCGTCATCGTCAAATTCAGGAGCGGATACAATCGGCACAATCATCGCAAGCCGACATCCCTGCCCTAGGACTGCATTACAATGCGTTTTATGAGCATCACGACACTGGCTCGGGGCATCCGGAATCGGCGCTGCGCTATCGCATGCTGCGTCAGGCACTGGAAGGACTGCCCGCAGAAATCCTGCGCCTGCCCGGCCGACGCGCCAGCACATCGGAAGTGCTATTGGCGCATGAGGCTTATTACCAAGACCTCGTGTATCGCGACGTCGAAAGCTTCGCGGATATCCTCCGCACGGGTGACACCGCAATTTCCATCGACAGCTATGACGTCGCCTTAGAAGCCACCGGCTCGGTATTGGCCGCAGCCGATGCGGTCATGCAGCAGACAGTGAAACGTGTGTTTTGCGCGGTGCGCCCCCCGGGGCACCATGCCACCGCCGACCACGGGATGGGCTTTTGCATTTTTAATCACGTGGCTATCGCAGCGAATTATTTGAGGAAACACTACACGCTCAAACGCATCGCGATCGTGGATTGGGACGTTCATTTCGGCAATGGGACCGAAGCGATTTTTGCCGAAGATCCCAACACCTTTTACCTTTCTCTACACGAGAGTGGGAACTATTCTGGCAATTCAGATGGCGACACGGATCGCCCACCGTCGCAAGCCACGCTAAACCTAGCCTTGCCCGAAGGGTCGGGTTCTGACGAAGCTTTGACTGCTTGGGATACTACAGGCGGCCCCGCACTCGAGGCTTTTAAACCCGAATTCATATTCATTTCAGCCGGTTTCGACGCCCGCAAAGGCGACCCACTGGGCGGCTTGAATTGGGAAGACGAAACCTTTGTAGAACTCACGCAACGAGTCATGGCACTAGCAGAGAAACATGCCGAGGGGCGCATCGTCTCCGTATTGGAAGGCGGTTACAATCCCGCCGGTCTAGTCTCCGCCGCCCTCGCCCATGTGCAGGCGATGCGATGA